Proteins from one Chroococcidiopsis sp. CCMEE 29 genomic window:
- a CDS encoding class I SAM-dependent methyltransferase, with translation MATILRDWSYRYQWLYDVIARLAALSVGGEGRFRQLALQGLTIHPETKVLDLCCGSGQATDLLVQYSQDVTGLDASPLSLKRAQQNVPQAKYVEAFAENMPFSDNLFDVVHTSVALHEMAPSQLRQILKEVYRVLKPEGIFALVDFHAPTNWFFWPGLSLFLALFETETAWQLLRTDLVSLLEQVGFRLRDHSFYAGGSLQVIQVQK, from the coding sequence ATGGCGACAATTTTACGGGATTGGAGTTACCGCTATCAGTGGTTGTACGATGTGATCGCCCGTCTGGCTGCTCTGAGTGTGGGCGGGGAGGGACGATTCCGCCAGTTAGCTTTACAAGGGTTAACGATTCATCCAGAAACTAAGGTACTAGATTTATGTTGCGGTAGCGGTCAGGCAACTGATTTGCTAGTGCAATATTCTCAAGATGTGACAGGACTAGATGCCTCACCTTTGTCTCTGAAACGGGCGCAGCAGAATGTGCCTCAAGCTAAGTATGTGGAAGCATTTGCAGAAAATATGCCGTTTTCAGACAATCTGTTTGATGTAGTGCATACGAGCGTGGCACTACACGAAATGGCACCGAGTCAGTTACGGCAGATTCTTAAAGAAGTCTACCGGGTGTTGAAACCAGAGGGGATATTTGCTCTAGTGGATTTTCATGCTCCCACTAATTGGTTCTTTTGGCCTGGTTTGTCGCTGTTTTTAGCGTTATTTGAAACAGAAACAGCGTGGCAACTTTTGAGAACGGACTTAGTTAGCCTCCTAGAACAGGTGGGGTTTCGGCTACGCGATCACTCTTTCTATGCTGGGGGTAGTCTGCAAGTGATTCAAGTGCAGAAATAA
- the gatB gene encoding Asp-tRNA(Asn)/Glu-tRNA(Gln) amidotransferase subunit GatB, whose translation MTTAAPVKTQYEAVIGLETHCQLKTNSKIFCNCSTEFGTPPNTNVCPVCMGYPGVLPVLNQRVLEYAVKAGLALNCEIAAFSKFDRKQYFYPDLPKNYQISQYDLPIAQHGWLEIELVDANNNPIRKKIGITRLHMEEDAGKLVHAGSDRLSGSTYSLVDFNRTGVPLVEIVSEPDMRSGQEAAEYAQELRRILRYLDVSDGNMQEGSLRCDVNISVRQVGQQEFGTKVEIKNMNSFNAIQRAIEYEIERQIAALEAGERIVMETRLWEEGSQRTISMRSKEGSSDYRYFPEPDLVPIEVSAEQLEKWRNQLPELPAQKRHHYETQLDLSAYDARVLTDERQVAEYFEAAIAAQANPKQAANWIMGDIAAYLNNKKLSITEIALKPNTLAELTTLIEDGTISGKIAKDILPELLTQGGSAKELVERKGLTQISDTSALEAIIEQVLQANPQELEQYRNGKTKLIGFFVGQVIKQTGGRADPKLTNQLLAQKLNS comes from the coding sequence ATGACTACTGCTGCACCTGTTAAAACTCAGTACGAAGCTGTTATTGGTCTAGAAACCCACTGTCAGCTTAAGACCAATAGCAAGATTTTCTGTAATTGCTCTACAGAATTTGGTACGCCCCCAAATACAAACGTTTGTCCAGTTTGTATGGGTTATCCTGGCGTGTTGCCTGTATTGAATCAGCGGGTGCTGGAGTACGCCGTTAAAGCCGGTTTAGCCCTTAACTGTGAAATAGCTGCTTTTAGCAAGTTTGATCGGAAGCAGTATTTTTATCCCGATCTGCCTAAGAACTATCAAATTTCTCAGTATGACCTGCCGATCGCTCAGCACGGTTGGTTGGAAATTGAGCTAGTTGATGCAAATAACAATCCCATTCGGAAAAAGATTGGGATTACCCGTCTGCACATGGAAGAAGATGCCGGAAAACTGGTACACGCGGGTAGCGATCGCCTCTCTGGTTCCACCTACTCTCTGGTAGACTTCAATCGCACGGGTGTCCCCTTGGTGGAAATTGTCTCTGAACCGGATATGCGCTCTGGTCAAGAGGCAGCTGAATATGCTCAGGAACTGCGTCGAATTTTACGGTATCTCGATGTCAGTGACGGCAATATGCAAGAGGGTTCTTTGCGCTGCGATGTCAATATCTCTGTGCGTCAAGTTGGACAGCAAGAGTTTGGCACCAAAGTAGAAATCAAAAACATGAACTCGTTCAATGCGATCCAACGGGCGATCGAGTATGAAATAGAGCGGCAAATCGCAGCTTTGGAAGCTGGTGAAAGGATTGTGATGGAAACCAGGCTATGGGAAGAAGGTAGCCAGCGCACTATTAGTATGCGGAGTAAGGAAGGTTCTAGCGACTATCGCTATTTCCCCGAACCAGATTTGGTACCAATTGAGGTGTCGGCTGAACAGCTGGAAAAGTGGCGAAACCAACTCCCAGAACTCCCAGCGCAGAAACGGCATCACTATGAAACACAGTTAGATCTTTCGGCTTACGATGCTCGGGTGTTAACCGATGAGCGTCAGGTAGCAGAGTATTTTGAAGCGGCGATCGCTGCTCAAGCTAATCCCAAACAAGCCGCTAACTGGATCATGGGCGATATTGCGGCATACCTTAACAATAAAAAACTGAGCATCACGGAAATTGCCCTTAAACCTAATACCCTAGCTGAACTGACTACTCTAATTGAAGACGGCACTATCAGCGGCAAAATTGCTAAAGATATTCTGCCAGAACTACTAACTCAAGGTGGTTCTGCCAAAGAACTCGTTGAGCGCAAGGGGTTAACTCAAATCTCTGACACGAGTGCGTTAGAAGCTATTATTGAGCAAGTTTTGCAGGCAAATCCGCAAGAGTTAGAACAGTATCGTAATGGTAAAACCAAGCTAATAGGTTTTTTTGTCGGGCAAGTAATTAAACAAACTGGAGGACGGGCAGACCCCAAGTTAACTAATCAATTACTAGCTCAGAAGTTAAATAGTTAG
- the purQ gene encoding phosphoribosylformylglycinamidine synthase subunit PurQ: MKFGVVVFPGSNCDRDVAYVTRDLLNQPTRMVWHEETDISDLDVVIVPGGFSYGDYLRCGAIARFSPVMQQVIEHAQQGKFVLGICNGFQVLTEAGLLPGVLVRNRDLHFICDRVPIKVERTDLPWTQTYSSGQIITLPIAHGEGQFYADEDTVKQLEDRDQVLFRYEGDNPNGSVNNIAGICNHQGNVLGMMPHPERASDPMLGGTDGLRLFKGLLERVEAIA; encoded by the coding sequence GTGAAATTTGGGGTTGTTGTTTTTCCTGGTTCGAACTGTGATCGCGATGTCGCTTATGTTACCCGCGACTTACTCAATCAGCCCACTCGCATGGTTTGGCACGAAGAAACCGATATTTCTGATTTAGATGTGGTGATTGTTCCGGGTGGCTTCAGCTATGGGGATTATCTCCGCTGTGGTGCGATCGCGCGGTTTTCGCCTGTAATGCAGCAGGTGATCGAACACGCTCAGCAGGGAAAGTTTGTCTTGGGTATTTGCAACGGTTTTCAGGTATTGACTGAGGCAGGACTACTACCTGGGGTGTTGGTCAGGAATCGGGATTTGCACTTTATTTGCGATCGCGTTCCAATTAAAGTTGAACGTACTGACTTACCTTGGACGCAAACTTATTCATCAGGGCAAATTATTACTTTGCCAATTGCTCACGGGGAAGGACAATTTTATGCTGATGAGGACACTGTAAAACAGCTAGAAGATCGCGATCAAGTCCTATTTCGTTATGAGGGTGACAATCCTAATGGATCTGTCAACAACATTGCCGGGATTTGTAATCATCAAGGTAATGTCTTGGGGATGATGCCCCATCCAGAACGAGCCTCAGACCCAATGCTGGGTGGTACAGATGGGTTGAGGTTATTTAAGGGTTTGTTAGAAAGAGTGGAGGCGATCGCATAA
- the purS gene encoding phosphoribosylformylglycinamidine synthase subunit PurS has protein sequence MKRKYQAHIYVTLRPSVLDPAGTAVKSGLSHMGYDNVEQVRIGKYIELTISAVDENTAREQLDRMCDQLLANPVIENYRFDLVEVSVEMGASA, from the coding sequence GTGAAGCGGAAGTATCAAGCTCATATTTATGTCACTCTCCGACCTTCTGTACTCGACCCAGCTGGCACAGCAGTAAAATCGGGGTTGAGTCACATGGGTTATGACAATGTTGAGCAGGTGCGGATTGGGAAGTACATTGAACTAACTATAAGTGCAGTTGATGAGAACACAGCACGGGAACAGCTAGATCGGATGTGCGATCAATTGTTGGCGAATCCAGTGATCGAAAATTATCGCTTTGATTTAGTAGAAGTGTCTGTAGAGATGGGAGCATCGGCGTGA
- a CDS encoding Fur family transcriptional regulator codes for MKAGHTRSQERILNLLKSLNKALSAQDIYVELRRNRNQSIGLATVYRSLEALKLEGLVQVRTLASGESLYSSVQQDKHHLTCLQCGKSIAINQCPVHELETQLHQSHQFKIFYHTLEFFGICNQCQEFEPASICAE; via the coding sequence ATGAAAGCTGGACACACCCGAAGTCAAGAGCGGATTTTAAACCTGCTAAAGAGCCTGAACAAAGCTCTCTCTGCTCAGGATATTTACGTAGAACTACGTCGTAACCGCAATCAGAGCATCGGTCTAGCTACAGTCTATCGCTCTTTAGAAGCCTTGAAACTAGAAGGCTTAGTTCAAGTGCGGACATTGGCTTCCGGCGAATCCCTCTACAGCTCTGTGCAGCAAGACAAGCACCATCTAACCTGCCTACAGTGTGGCAAATCCATTGCGATTAATCAATGCCCGGTTCATGAACTAGAAACCCAGCTGCACCAATCACACCAATTTAAAATTTTTTACCACACCCTGGAGTTTTTTGGGATCTGCAACCAATGCCAGGAGTTTGAGCCAGCTAGCATTTGTGCCGAGTGA
- a CDS encoding SPFH domain-containing protein codes for MNELFLLVALALGGSALAGSVKVINQGNEALVERLGSYNKKLEPGLNFVVPFIDKVVFRETIREKVLDIPPQKGITRDNVGIEVDAVVYWRIVDMEKAWYKVENLQSAMVNLVLTQIRSEMGRLELDETFTARSQINEILLRDLDIATDPWGVKVTRVELRDIVPSRAVQESMELQMSAERRKRAAILTSEGDRESAINSARGKAEAQILDAEARQKATILQAEAQQKSLILQAQAERQQQVLKAQATAEALQIIAKTLKTDPGAREALHFLLAQHYLEMGTKIGSSDSSKVMFMDPRSIPATLEGMRSIVSDAAQADSNPLFASDLSEIDNKHPH; via the coding sequence ATGAATGAACTATTTTTGTTAGTAGCTCTGGCGCTAGGCGGTTCTGCCCTAGCAGGATCGGTCAAAGTTATCAATCAGGGTAATGAAGCCTTAGTGGAAAGATTGGGTAGCTACAACAAAAAACTGGAACCAGGGCTTAACTTTGTTGTCCCTTTTATCGATAAGGTTGTTTTCCGAGAAACCATTCGAGAAAAAGTTCTAGATATTCCCCCCCAAAAAGGCATCACCCGCGATAACGTGGGGATTGAAGTGGATGCGGTAGTCTACTGGCGGATCGTAGATATGGAGAAAGCCTGGTACAAGGTGGAAAATCTCCAGTCGGCAATGGTGAATTTGGTGCTGACTCAAATTCGATCTGAAATGGGCAGACTAGAACTAGATGAAACCTTTACCGCCCGTTCTCAAATCAATGAAATTCTATTGCGGGATTTGGATATTGCCACCGATCCTTGGGGAGTAAAAGTTACACGGGTGGAACTGCGGGATATTGTTCCCTCTAGGGCAGTGCAGGAATCAATGGAATTGCAGATGTCGGCAGAACGGCGCAAACGGGCGGCGATTTTAACCTCAGAAGGTGATCGCGAATCTGCCATCAACAGCGCCAGAGGTAAAGCTGAAGCCCAAATCCTTGATGCCGAAGCGCGTCAAAAAGCGACAATCCTGCAAGCAGAGGCTCAACAAAAGTCGCTGATTCTGCAAGCGCAAGCGGAACGCCAGCAGCAAGTCCTCAAGGCTCAAGCCACAGCAGAGGCGCTGCAAATTATTGCTAAAACGCTGAAAACTGACCCTGGTGCCCGTGAAGCCCTCCACTTCTTACTTGCCCAGCACTATCTAGAAATGGGGACAAAGATTGGCAGCAGCGACAGCAGCAAAGTGATGTTCATGGACCCGCGCAGTATCCCAGCCACACTGGAAGGAATGCGTTCAATTGTCTCAGATGCGGCTCAAGCTGACTCAAACCCACTGTTTGCATCCGACTTATCAGAAATTGACAACAAGCACCCACACTAG
- a CDS encoding NfeD family protein, protein MPMSSTLLWLVAGAVLCSLELVLPTAFVAFMMGISAFVVALVSLIFPQLALQVFLWLALSTTLVVLSRRLLPSPRRLTKIQDALVAETLTEIAAGKEGRVLYEGNSWRARCEDHKLAIAPDQRVYVVRREGTTLIVMPENLLHS, encoded by the coding sequence ATGCCAATGAGTTCTACCTTGCTGTGGTTAGTGGCAGGGGCAGTTCTTTGCTCACTGGAGCTGGTTCTACCAACAGCTTTTGTCGCCTTCATGATGGGAATTAGTGCCTTTGTGGTAGCACTGGTGTCGTTGATTTTTCCTCAATTAGCGTTGCAGGTTTTCCTGTGGTTAGCCCTTTCTACAACTTTGGTTGTGCTATCTCGCCGCTTATTGCCGTCGCCGCGACGGTTAACCAAAATTCAAGATGCGCTGGTAGCTGAAACCTTAACAGAGATTGCAGCCGGGAAAGAAGGACGGGTACTGTACGAGGGAAATTCTTGGCGGGCGCGATGTGAAGATCATAAACTGGCGATCGCTCCCGATCAAAGAGTTTATGTAGTCAGACGCGAAGGAACCACCCTAATTGTGATGCCAGAAAACCTGTTGCATTCTTAA
- a CDS encoding ferredoxin-thioredoxin reductase variable chain, producing the protein MKVGDRVRVKESTIVYHHPEHRNQPFDIKGLEGEVIAFANEWRGRPVSANLPVYVQFSKKFKAHLRETELEVVS; encoded by the coding sequence ATGAAAGTTGGCGATCGCGTCCGTGTTAAAGAATCGACTATTGTTTATCATCATCCTGAGCATCGCAATCAACCCTTCGATATCAAAGGCTTAGAGGGCGAAGTTATAGCGTTTGCTAACGAATGGCGAGGCAGACCTGTAAGCGCTAACCTGCCGGTCTACGTCCAATTTAGTAAGAAATTCAAGGCTCACTTGCGTGAAACTGAGTTGGAAGTTGTGTCTTAG
- a CDS encoding YdcF family protein, protein MFLYLSKLLPLFIYPLGLACVLLVVALVMLWKRPRRAAVAISLALVVLLVGSNGWVSRSLVRSLEWQNLPPAELPNAEAIVVLGGSTKPALPPRPSVDLMEEGDRVFYAAQLYQQKKAPLVILSGGRIEWYGRGPSESADMAVILSQLGVPASAIIQEPDSLNTYENAVNVRKILDARNIGRVLLVTSALHMPRSLLIFKRQGIAAIPAPTDFLVTDNELQELQGSPQSTLLNLLPDADRLQQLTRALKEYVGLIVYRLRGWL, encoded by the coding sequence ATGTTTCTCTACCTATCCAAGCTCCTACCCTTGTTTATCTATCCCCTGGGGCTAGCGTGTGTCCTATTAGTAGTAGCCCTGGTGATGCTATGGAAACGACCGCGCCGAGCAGCGGTTGCAATTTCATTAGCGTTGGTTGTCTTGCTAGTAGGTAGTAATGGTTGGGTTTCACGTTCGCTGGTGCGATCGCTAGAATGGCAAAATCTTCCACCCGCCGAATTGCCCAATGCCGAAGCAATTGTCGTTTTGGGTGGAAGTACAAAACCCGCTTTGCCACCACGCCCCTCAGTCGATTTAATGGAAGAGGGCGATCGCGTTTTCTACGCTGCCCAGCTTTACCAGCAAAAGAAAGCTCCTCTGGTGATTCTGAGCGGTGGTCGGATTGAATGGTATGGCAGGGGACCATCAGAGTCGGCTGATATGGCAGTTATTCTCAGCCAATTGGGTGTACCAGCATCGGCAATCATTCAAGAACCAGACTCGCTCAACACGTATGAAAATGCAGTGAATGTACGAAAAATCCTTGATGCCCGTAACATCGGTCGAGTGTTGCTGGTAACTTCCGCCTTGCATATGCCGCGATCGCTGCTTATTTTCAAGCGCCAGGGAATTGCTGCCATTCCTGCACCCACCGACTTTCTGGTTACTGACAACGAACTGCAAGAACTGCAAGGTAGCCCACAATCTACATTATTAAACCTATTACCTGATGCCGACAGGTTACAGCAGTTGACTCGGGCTTTGAAAGAATATGTCGGGCTGATTGTATATCGCTTGCGCGGTTGGCTGTGA
- a CDS encoding AAA family ATPase, with protein sequence MTETSQPALIQQMMQPGFYSHPVTESIQLIQTHLSYVLLTGDYAYKLKKPVNFGFLDFSTLEKRQHFCTEELRLNRRGAAELYLEVLPVTQNDGQFHLAGTGQPVEYTLKMRQFPQEALLSAMFKQGKLNETLMEELGRVMAAYHAKAATSDYIRSFGEVAQVRQAFDENYEQTEKYIGGPQTQAQFDETKQYTDNFFVERSPLFTNRMENNWIRECHGDPHLGNICLWQDKILLFDCIEFNEPFRLVDVMYDVAFTVMDLDVKQRPDLGNAFLNTYVEQTGDWEGLQVLSLYLSRQAYVRAKVNSFLLDDPGVPAAAKEEAKATAAQYYQLAWEYTKPRQGQLMLMSGLSGSGKSTVARQLARKLGAIHIRSDAVRKHLGGIPLQERGGEELYTAEMTQKTYERLLSLGIMLANQGFPVILDAKYDRQQLRSEAIAQAESHQLPLQIFHCTAPVEVLKERLQTRTGDIADATADLLAAQQAAAEPFTESEKTYVQTLDSSQPLEPQLESIKS encoded by the coding sequence ATGACAGAAACTTCGCAACCCGCTTTAATTCAACAGATGATGCAGCCGGGGTTTTATTCTCATCCGGTAACAGAATCAATTCAGCTGATACAGACGCACCTTTCTTACGTGCTGCTGACTGGTGATTATGCTTATAAGTTGAAAAAACCAGTAAATTTTGGCTTTTTGGATTTTTCCACGTTGGAAAAGCGACAGCATTTTTGTACTGAGGAGTTGCGGCTGAACCGGCGAGGAGCAGCTGAGCTTTACCTAGAGGTGTTGCCTGTTACTCAGAATGATGGTCAATTTCATCTGGCTGGAACGGGACAACCTGTGGAATATACGCTGAAGATGCGCCAGTTTCCTCAAGAGGCGCTGTTGAGCGCGATGTTTAAGCAGGGGAAGTTGAATGAAACACTGATGGAGGAACTGGGGCGCGTAATGGCGGCATACCATGCTAAAGCTGCGACAAGTGATTACATTCGTAGTTTTGGTGAAGTGGCTCAGGTGCGTCAAGCCTTTGATGAAAACTACGAGCAAACGGAGAAGTATATCGGTGGTCCTCAGACTCAGGCGCAGTTTGATGAAACAAAGCAATACACTGATAATTTTTTTGTCGAGCGATCGCCTCTATTTACTAACCGGATGGAAAACAACTGGATTCGAGAATGCCACGGCGATCCACACCTAGGAAATATTTGTCTATGGCAAGACAAAATTTTGCTGTTTGACTGCATTGAGTTCAATGAACCGTTTCGCCTTGTCGATGTGATGTACGATGTGGCGTTTACGGTGATGGATTTGGATGTCAAGCAACGTCCAGACTTGGGCAATGCTTTTTTGAATACTTATGTAGAGCAGACGGGAGACTGGGAAGGATTGCAGGTACTGTCGTTGTATTTAAGTCGGCAGGCATATGTCCGGGCAAAGGTGAATTCTTTCTTGTTGGATGACCCAGGTGTCCCAGCTGCTGCAAAGGAGGAGGCTAAAGCAACCGCTGCCCAATATTACCAGCTAGCTTGGGAGTACACTAAACCCCGGCAAGGTCAGCTGATGCTCATGTCTGGGCTATCTGGTTCTGGAAAGAGTACGGTGGCACGGCAGTTAGCTCGTAAACTGGGAGCCATTCATATCCGCTCGGATGCGGTGCGGAAACATTTAGGTGGAATACCGCTGCAAGAGCGCGGTGGTGAAGAGCTTTATACGGCTGAGATGACTCAGAAGACTTATGAACGTCTACTGTCCCTGGGAATTATGCTGGCAAATCAGGGTTTTCCGGTAATTTTAGATGCCAAGTACGATCGCCAGCAGCTGAGATCAGAGGCGATCGCTCAGGCTGAGTCTCATCAACTGCCGCTACAAATTTTTCACTGCACTGCCCCTGTTGAAGTGTTAAAAGAACGTCTACAAACCCGCACCGGCGACATTGCCGATGCTACCGCTGACCTATTGGCAGCCCAACAAGCAGCAGCTGAACCCTTCACAGAGTCAGAAAAAACTTATGTGCAAACCTTAGACAGCAGCCAACCTTTAGAACCCCAACTGGAAAGCATAAAGAGCTAG
- a CDS encoding 50S ribosomal protein L25/general stress protein Ctc, which translates to MELTIECQKREPDSKPRALRRAGLIPANLYGHNGTESISLTLDAKTVEHLLKQGSVNNTLVDLNITDIPWRGKTLLREVQTHPAKGSPYHLSFFAVAGHGDTDVEVPLRFVGEATGVKQEGGVLDTVITQLQVRCAPENIPDVIEINVSNLHVGDSINVENLDLPQGVTALVEPDQLIVSVLGRQAGAEQPETESESAGS; encoded by the coding sequence ATGGAACTTACAATTGAATGTCAAAAGCGGGAACCCGACAGCAAACCGCGAGCTTTGCGCCGAGCTGGATTAATCCCTGCTAATTTATACGGTCACAATGGTACAGAATCAATTTCTCTGACCCTTGACGCGAAAACAGTCGAGCACCTGCTCAAGCAGGGTTCCGTTAACAACACGCTGGTCGATCTGAACATTACTGATATTCCCTGGCGTGGTAAGACCCTGCTGCGAGAAGTTCAGACCCATCCGGCAAAAGGTTCACCCTACCACCTCAGCTTTTTTGCTGTGGCGGGTCACGGCGATACCGATGTGGAAGTGCCTCTGCGCTTTGTGGGAGAAGCCACTGGTGTCAAGCAAGAAGGTGGCGTGTTAGACACCGTGATCACACAACTTCAGGTGCGCTGTGCGCCTGAGAACATCCCAGATGTGATTGAGATTAATGTCTCTAACCTGCACGTCGGGGATAGCATAAATGTTGAAAATCTCGATTTACCACAGGGTGTTACCGCTTTGGTTGAGCCTGACCAACTGATCGTGTCGGTATTAGGTCGTCAAGCGGGTGCTGAACAGCCAGAAACGGAATCAGAGTCTGCTGGTAGCTGA
- a CDS encoding adenylosuccinate synthase produces the protein MANVIVIGAQWGDEGKGKITDLLSRSADVVVRYQGGVNAGHTIVVQDQTFKLHLIPSGILYPDTECIIGCGTVIDPQVLIKELDQLEALNISTRNLLISETAHVTMPYHRLIDQAAEERRGTHKIGTTGRGIGPTYADKSERTGIRILDLMDAKELREQLQWTINYKNVILEKLYNLSPLDPEAVIEQYLEYADRLRPHVVDTSLKINDAIQQRRNILFEGAQGTLLDLDHGTYPYVTSSNPVAGGACVGTGVGPTMIDRVIGVAKAYTTRVGEGPFPTELNGKIGELLCDRGAEFGTTTGRQRRCGWFDAVIGRYAVRINGMDCLAITKLDVLDELEEIKVCVAYEIDGQRSKDFPSNARHFARCRPIYKTLPGWQQSTAQCRSLDDLPRQALDYLKFLAELIEVPIAIVSLGASRDQTIIVEDPIHGPKRALLHTNGMPTSVLSAEA, from the coding sequence TTGGCTAACGTCATTGTAATCGGCGCCCAGTGGGGCGATGAAGGAAAAGGTAAAATTACGGATCTGCTCAGTCGTTCTGCTGATGTTGTTGTACGTTACCAAGGGGGTGTCAACGCAGGACATACCATCGTTGTCCAAGATCAGACATTTAAACTGCATCTGATTCCTTCTGGCATTTTGTATCCAGATACAGAATGTATTATTGGTTGCGGGACGGTAATCGACCCACAAGTATTAATCAAAGAACTTGACCAACTAGAAGCTCTTAATATCTCAACTCGCAATCTGCTGATCTCTGAAACTGCTCATGTGACGATGCCATATCATCGGTTGATAGATCAGGCAGCAGAGGAACGGCGGGGAACCCATAAAATTGGCACAACTGGACGTGGAATTGGTCCTACTTACGCCGATAAATCTGAGCGGACAGGGATTCGAATTTTAGACTTGATGGATGCAAAGGAACTGCGGGAACAGTTGCAGTGGACGATTAATTATAAGAACGTTATCCTCGAAAAGCTTTATAACTTGTCGCCGCTCGATCCAGAGGCAGTAATTGAGCAGTACCTAGAGTATGCCGATCGCTTGCGACCCCATGTCGTGGATACCTCCCTCAAAATAAACGATGCGATTCAGCAACGACGGAACATTTTGTTTGAAGGAGCGCAGGGAACGCTGCTAGATCTGGATCACGGGACTTATCCTTATGTCACCTCCTCTAACCCAGTTGCTGGGGGTGCTTGTGTGGGTACTGGCGTGGGACCGACGATGATTGACCGCGTGATTGGGGTAGCGAAAGCCTACACAACTCGCGTCGGAGAGGGTCCATTTCCCACCGAATTAAATGGGAAAATCGGAGAGTTATTGTGCGATCGCGGTGCTGAATTTGGCACCACTACCGGACGCCAACGTCGTTGTGGTTGGTTCGATGCGGTAATCGGGCGCTATGCCGTCCGGATCAATGGCATGGACTGTCTAGCAATTACAAAACTGGATGTCCTCGACGAATTAGAGGAAATTAAAGTTTGTGTTGCTTACGAAATCGACGGTCAACGCTCTAAAGACTTTCCCAGCAACGCCCGCCACTTTGCCCGTTGTCGTCCCATCTACAAAACTCTGCCTGGCTGGCAACAGTCAACAGCTCAGTGCCGTTCTTTAGACGACTTGCCACGTCAAGCGCTAGACTATCTCAAGTTTTTGGCAGAGTTGATAGAAGTGCCGATTGCGATCGTCTCCCTGGGTGCGAGTCGGGATCAAACAATTATCGTGGAAGATCCAATTCACGGTCCCAAACGTGCTCTACTGCACACCAATGGTATGCCCACTTCAGTGCTAAGTGCTGAGGCATAA
- a CDS encoding adenosine deaminase produces MALYAELHRHLGGSVVPRVLWRYFQRHSADLVERFASYTEFEDFYTRPRNTLDEYLELHTLVESVQTVQTLPYFIYRLIRGAYIFENLAYLELRYTPYLRTSDHLSQSERIDQMAEIVEVVGKASRVPEYPIVTSQILCMHSRLPYEVNKALVELAAQSKEYVCAVDLAGGDSYYAERLEEFMELYAYARSLSVNTTGHLYETPAGCYPELLPYLMRIGHGIQIPLLHPELLSELAQRNQCLEVCPTTYLKTGTLEDMSQLKLVFDRCFDAGVDIAICTDNAGLHNVRLPFEYENLLTLDIIDFEQLQACQDAAFRHAFAWPYSDRPASILTGLLQPETHKEARSLIELR; encoded by the coding sequence GTGGCTTTATATGCTGAGCTTCACCGCCACCTAGGTGGTTCTGTTGTGCCTCGGGTTCTCTGGCGTTACTTCCAGCGCCATTCGGCGGATCTAGTAGAGCGGTTTGCTAGCTATACAGAATTTGAGGACTTCTACACCCGACCCCGCAATACCTTGGATGAATATTTGGAACTGCACACGCTCGTGGAAAGTGTCCAAACCGTCCAGACATTGCCTTACTTTATTTATCGGCTGATTCGGGGTGCTTACATTTTTGAAAATCTGGCTTACTTAGAGTTACGCTACACCCCTTATCTGCGAACGTCTGACCATTTAAGCCAATCGGAACGAATTGACCAGATGGCTGAAATTGTGGAAGTCGTGGGCAAAGCGAGTCGAGTGCCAGAGTATCCGATTGTGACTAGCCAAATTTTGTGTATGCACTCGCGGCTACCCTATGAGGTGAATAAGGCGCTGGTTGAATTGGCAGCTCAAAGTAAAGAGTATGTTTGCGCTGTGGATTTGGCAGGAGGGGATAGCTATTATGCAGAACGGCTGGAGGAATTTATGGAACTCTATGCCTATGCGCGATCGCTTAGCGTTAACACCACCGGACATCTCTATGAAACCCCAGCTGGCTGTTACCCAGAACTGTTACCCTATCTAATGCGGATCGGTCACGGCATCCAAATTCCCCTGCTGCATCCAGAACTACTCAGCGAATTAGCGCAGCGCAATCAGTGTCTAGAAGTTTGTCCCACCACATATTTGAAAACGGGAACCCTAGAGGATATGAGTCAGCTCAAGCTGGTGTTTGACCGTTGCTTTGATGCGGGTGTAGATATTGCCATCTGTACTGATAACGCTGGCTTGCACAATGTGCGTCTGCCGTTTGAGTATGAAAATCTTCTGACGCTAGACATCATTGATTTTGAACAGCTGCAAGCTTGTCAGGATGCAGCGTTCCGCCATGCTTTCGCTTGGCCCTACAGCGATCGCCCTGCTTCAATTTTGACTGGGTTACTGCAACCAGAAACCCACAAAGAAGCGCGATCGCTGATTGAATTGCGATGA